One Glycine soja cultivar W05 chromosome 2, ASM419377v2, whole genome shotgun sequence genomic region harbors:
- the LOC114394268 gene encoding reticulon-like protein B21 codes for MDVSRRRVGVRCSVVAGSVWESRMKSDEVGGGVKVFSGEQSAEEGGNDGTRLKRGQIGSVVASGKRKTWKSEGLENNLIQIARGKAEPQKNGSNSSSSQQCKDLNISSDSIKKSPIPARKKRSEVGEPFEKNVGKLRKNKSDSVKNVDDGNGGNAIQPRKDKPELDHVLNESRNDGLAGGSGRNVIDNGKNDSDGNCKDFGVCLEKGISSNSDNVGMIKCSPVHVDGDFDDVVVDDEEEDEEIDVEMEKGSFDVKEISVPESKVVNEPERKEVVNVPAKQKIANEPEPKKVVTTNRQFHQKNERPVSIPIAVKPSPPIRKLSTIHQNFSKADSIPKAEEYYCFPQSQNKLQSLVDLIMWREVSRSAFIFGIGTFTIVSSSYAKDINLSLISVMSYIGLVYLAVIFLYRSLICRGVIDVDDTNYVLGEEEAIWVLRLILPYLNEFLSKLRAMFSGDPGTTIKLAVLLFVLARCGSSITIWKMAKFGFFGVFTGPKICSSYSAQLTAFANFWIRRFRDAWVSCSHKKAVALGIFGLVWNLSSVVARIWSVFVLFVAFRYYQQHYLVRDGWVEDVAGCDET; via the exons ATGGATGTGAGTAGGAGAAGAGTTGGAGTTAGATGCAGTGTGGTTGCAGGGTCAGTGTGGGAGAGCAGAATGAAGAGTGATGAAGTTGGTGGTGGAGTTAAGGTCTTCAGTGGAGAACAAAGTGCTGAAGAAGGAGGCAATGATGGCACCAGATTGAAGAGAGGCCAAATTGGGAGTGTGGTTGCTTCTGGAAAGAGAAAAACTTGGAAATCTGAAGGGTTAGAAAATAACCTAATTCAAATAGCCAGAGGAAAAGCAGAACCCCAGAAGAATGGTAGTAATAGTAGTAGTAGTCAACAATGTAAGGATCTCAACATTTCTTCTGATTCAATCAAGAAGAGCCCAATTCCGGCCAGGAAGAAAAGGTCTGAGGTAGGTGAAccttttgaaaagaatgttgggAAGCTCAGAAAGAACAAATCAGATTCTGTTAAGAATGTCGATGATGGAAATGGGGGGAATGCAATACAGCCTAGGAAGGACAAACCAGAGTTGGATCATGTTTTGAATGAATCAAGGAATGATGGATTGGCTGGTGGGTCTGGCAGAAATGTTATTGACAATGGTAAGAATGACAGTGATGGAAATTGCAAGGATTTTGGTGTGTGCCTAGAGAAAGGAATTTCCAGCAATTCAGATAATGTTGGCATGATCAAGTGTTCACCAGTGCATGTTGATGGAGACtttgatgatgttgttgttgatgatgaagaagaagatgaggagatTGATGTTGAGATGGAGAAGGGGAGCTTTGATGTTAAGGAAATCAGTGTGCCAGAATCCAAGGTTGTGAATGAACCAGAAAGGAAGGAGGTTGTGAATGTACCAGCAAAACAGAAGATTGCGAATGAACCGGAACCTAAAAAGGTTGTGACTACCAACAGACAATTTCATCAAAAAAATGAAAGGCCAGTGTCAATCCCTATAGCTGTGAAGCCATCTCCTCCAATTAGAAAGCTTTCCACAATTCACCAAAATTTCTCCAAGGCTGATTCAA TTCCAAAGGCAGAAGAGTACTATTGCTTTCCACAAAGCCAGAACAAACTGCAGAGTTTAG TTGATTTAATCATGTGGAGAGAGGTCTCAAGATCAGCATTTATCTTCGGGATTGGAACATTCACTATAGTTTCATCTTCTTATGCAAAAGATATCAATCTGAG TCTTATTTCTGTAATGTCCTATATTGGCCTTGTCTATCTAGCTGTTATCTTCCTCTATCGATCACTAATATGCAG GGGGGTCATAGATGTAGACGACACAAACTATGTactaggagaagaagaagcaatttgGGTGCTAAGATTGATCCTTCCTTATTTGAATGAGTTCCTGTCAAAACTTAGAGCCATGTTTTCTGGAGATCCTGGTACCACAATAAAG TTGGCAGTTTTGCTCTTTGTTCTTGCCAGATGTGGCAGTTCCATAACCATTTGGAAGATGGCCAAATTTG GCTTCTTTGGAGTTTTTACCGGGCCAAAAATTTGCTCCTCATATTCTGCACAGTTAACTGCATTCG CAAACTTTTGGATTCGTCGATTCCGGGATGCTTGGGTTTCTTGCTCTCACAAAAAGGCCGTTGCTCTTGGCATTTTTGGCCTTGTTTGGAATTTGTCTTCAGTTGTTGCTCGCATTTGGTCAG TGTTTGTTCTATTTGTGGCCTTCAGATACTATCAACAACATTATTTGGTGAGAGATGGATGGGTGGAGGATGTGGCAGGATGTGATGAAACATGA
- the LOC114394253 gene encoding RNA polymerase II C-terminal domain phosphatase-like 4 isoform X2 has product MSVVTDSPVHSSSSDDFIAFLDAELDASSPDSSPDKEVEKQDDDELESVRIKRRKFESIEETEGSTSEGIIKQSLEASMEVDICTHPGSFGNMCIRCGQKLDGESGVTFGYIHKGLRLHDEEISRLRNTDMKSLLCRKKLYLVLDLDHTLLNSTHLAHLTSEESHLLNQTDSLRDVSKGSLFKLEHMNMMTKLRPFVRPFLKEASEMFEMYIYTMGDRPYALEMAKLLDPQGEYFNAKVISRDDGTQKHQKGLDVVLGQESAVLILDDTEHAWMKHKDNLILMERYHFFGSSCRQFGFNCKSLAELKSDENETDGALAKILKVLKQVHCMFFDKQEDFDDRDVRQVLSLVRREVLSGCVIIFSRIVHGAIPSLRKMAEQMGATCLTEIDPSVTHVVATDAGTEKCRWAVKEKKFVVHPLWIEAANYFWQKQPEENFILKKKQ; this is encoded by the exons ATGAGTGTTGTTACCGATTCTCCTGTGCATTCGTCCAGCAGTGATGACTTCATTGCATTTCTTGACGCTGAACTAGATGCAAGTTCACCGGACTCGTCGCCTGATAAAGAAGTTGAAAAACAAGATGATGATGAGCTTGAGAGTGTCAG AATTAAAAGACGTAAATTTGAAAGCATTGAGGAAACTGAGGGATCTACTTCAGAAGGAATCATCAAACAGAGTTTAG AGGCATCCATGGAGGTAGACATATGTACACATCCCGGCTCGTTTGGAAATATGTGTATACGTTGTGGGCAAAAGTTGGATGGGGAATCTGGTGTTACATTTGGGTACATACATAAG GGACTGAGACTTCATGATGAGGAAATTTCTAGATTGCGCAATACTGACATGAAGAGTTTGTTATGTCGTAAAAAGCTCTACTTGGTTCTTGACCTAGATCACACACTGCTAAATTCCACTCACCTTGCTCATTTGACTTCTGAAGAGTCGCATTTACTTAACCAAACAGATTCTCTTAGAG ATGTCTCCAAAGGCAGCCTCTTCAAATTGGAGCATATGAATATGATGACCAAGTTGAGGCCCTTTGTCCGCCCATTTCTAAAAGAAGCAAGTGAAATGTTTGAGATGTACATATATACTATGGGTGATCGGCCTTATGCATTAGAGATGGCTAAGCTACTTGATCCTCAGGGAGAATACTTCAATGCTAAGGTCATTTCTCGAGATGATGGGACTCAAAAGCATCAGAAGGGTCTTGATGTTGTGTTAGGGCAAGAAAGTGCAGTCCTAATTCTTGATGATACAGAACAC GCATGGATGAAGCATAAAGATAATCTGATACTAATGGAAAGATACCATTTTTTTGGTTCGAGTTGTCGGCAGTTTGGTTTCAATTGCAAATCCCTAGCCGAACTGAAGAGTGATGAAAATGAAACTGATGGAGCACTTGCAAAAATTCTCAAAGTGCTCAAGCAAGTCCATTGCATGTTCTTTGAT AAAcaagaagattttgatgatcgAGATGTGAGGCAGGTA TTGTCATTGGTTCGAAGGGAAGTCTTAAGCGGATGTGTGATCATTTTCAGCCGTATTGTTCATGGTGCAATACCATCTCTGAGGAAGATGGCAGAACAGATGGGAGCTACTTGTTTGACTGAAATTGACCCGTCTGTTACACACGTAGTTGCTACTGATGCTGGAACCGAGAAGTGCCGGTGGGCAGTGAAAGAAAAGAAGTTCGTGGTTCATCCCCTATGGATAGAGGCTGCAAATTATTTTTGGCAAAAGCAGCCTGAGGAGAACTTCATTCTCAAAAAAAAGCAATAG
- the LOC114394253 gene encoding RNA polymerase II C-terminal domain phosphatase-like 4 isoform X1, whose amino-acid sequence MSVVTDSPVHSSSSDDFIAFLDAELDASSPDSSPDKEVEKQDDDELESVRIKRRKFESIEETEGSTSEGIIKQSLEASMEVDICTHPGSFGNMCIRCGQKLDGESGVTFGYIHKGLRLHDEEISRLRNTDMKSLLCRKKLYLVLDLDHTLLNSTHLAHLTSEESHLLNQTDSLRDVSKGSLFKLEHMNMMTKLRPFVRPFLKEASEMFEMYIYTMGDRPYALEMAKLLDPQGEYFNAKVISRDDGTQKHQKGLDVVLGQESAVLILDDTEHAWMKHKDNLILMERYHFFGSSCRQFGFNCKSLAELKSDENETDGALAKILKVLKQVHCMFFDKQEDFDDRDVRQMLSLVRREVLSGCVIIFSRIVHGAIPSLRKMAEQMGATCLTEIDPSVTHVVATDAGTEKCRWAVKEKKFVVHPLWIEAANYFWQKQPEENFILKKKQ is encoded by the exons ATGAGTGTTGTTACCGATTCTCCTGTGCATTCGTCCAGCAGTGATGACTTCATTGCATTTCTTGACGCTGAACTAGATGCAAGTTCACCGGACTCGTCGCCTGATAAAGAAGTTGAAAAACAAGATGATGATGAGCTTGAGAGTGTCAG AATTAAAAGACGTAAATTTGAAAGCATTGAGGAAACTGAGGGATCTACTTCAGAAGGAATCATCAAACAGAGTTTAG AGGCATCCATGGAGGTAGACATATGTACACATCCCGGCTCGTTTGGAAATATGTGTATACGTTGTGGGCAAAAGTTGGATGGGGAATCTGGTGTTACATTTGGGTACATACATAAG GGACTGAGACTTCATGATGAGGAAATTTCTAGATTGCGCAATACTGACATGAAGAGTTTGTTATGTCGTAAAAAGCTCTACTTGGTTCTTGACCTAGATCACACACTGCTAAATTCCACTCACCTTGCTCATTTGACTTCTGAAGAGTCGCATTTACTTAACCAAACAGATTCTCTTAGAG ATGTCTCCAAAGGCAGCCTCTTCAAATTGGAGCATATGAATATGATGACCAAGTTGAGGCCCTTTGTCCGCCCATTTCTAAAAGAAGCAAGTGAAATGTTTGAGATGTACATATATACTATGGGTGATCGGCCTTATGCATTAGAGATGGCTAAGCTACTTGATCCTCAGGGAGAATACTTCAATGCTAAGGTCATTTCTCGAGATGATGGGACTCAAAAGCATCAGAAGGGTCTTGATGTTGTGTTAGGGCAAGAAAGTGCAGTCCTAATTCTTGATGATACAGAACAC GCATGGATGAAGCATAAAGATAATCTGATACTAATGGAAAGATACCATTTTTTTGGTTCGAGTTGTCGGCAGTTTGGTTTCAATTGCAAATCCCTAGCCGAACTGAAGAGTGATGAAAATGAAACTGATGGAGCACTTGCAAAAATTCTCAAAGTGCTCAAGCAAGTCCATTGCATGTTCTTTGAT AAAcaagaagattttgatgatcgAGATGTGAGGCAG atGTTGTCATTGGTTCGAAGGGAAGTCTTAAGCGGATGTGTGATCATTTTCAGCCGTATTGTTCATGGTGCAATACCATCTCTGAGGAAGATGGCAGAACAGATGGGAGCTACTTGTTTGACTGAAATTGACCCGTCTGTTACACACGTAGTTGCTACTGATGCTGGAACCGAGAAGTGCCGGTGGGCAGTGAAAGAAAAGAAGTTCGTGGTTCATCCCCTATGGATAGAGGCTGCAAATTATTTTTGGCAAAAGCAGCCTGAGGAGAACTTCATTCTCAAAAAAAAGCAATAG